A stretch of the Vagococcus xieshaowenii genome encodes the following:
- a CDS encoding NAD kinase, with amino-acid sequence MRIAVFASDTDHSQLKKRELEKLIIEKGLTLDNQTPETVITIGGDGTLLSAFHRFVHRLDRIRFIGIHTGHLGFYTDWRDFELEELVDSLLEIVSHSVSYPLLEIKVTYCDDQEPKHFLALNECVIRRVTGTMRADVYIKDELFEQFRGDGLSVSTPTGSTAYNKSVGGAVLHPSVNALQLAEIASINNRVYRTLGSPLVIGQEEWIAIAVNELGQHMLSIDHLVMAEENVEKISYRVAQERIHFGGYRHNHFWTRVKDAFIK; translated from the coding sequence ATGCGAATAGCTGTTTTTGCGAGTGATACGGATCATTCCCAGTTAAAAAAGCGTGAGCTTGAAAAGTTGATTATAGAAAAAGGGTTAACGCTAGACAATCAGACCCCAGAAACAGTTATTACAATTGGTGGAGATGGGACCTTGTTATCTGCGTTTCATCGTTTTGTTCACCGATTGGATCGTATTCGTTTTATTGGAATTCATACGGGACATTTAGGATTTTATACGGATTGGCGTGACTTTGAATTGGAAGAGTTGGTTGACTCTTTATTAGAAATTGTTAGTCACAGTGTGAGTTATCCGTTATTAGAGATAAAGGTGACGTATTGTGATGATCAAGAACCAAAACATTTCTTGGCACTCAATGAATGCGTTATTCGTCGCGTAACTGGAACAATGAGGGCAGATGTCTATATAAAAGATGAGCTGTTTGAACAATTTCGTGGAGATGGCCTATCTGTTTCAACACCAACTGGTTCAACTGCCTATAATAAGAGTGTGGGAGGAGCAGTTCTCCATCCTAGTGTGAACGCCCTTCAACTAGCTGAAATAGCGTCGATTAATAACCGTGTGTATCGAACATTAGGCTCTCCCTTAGTCATCGGACAAGAAGAGTGGATAGCCATTGCGGTTAACGAGTTAGGGCAACATATGTTATCGATAGACCATTTAGTTATGGCTGAGGAAAATGTTGAAAAAATATCTTACCGTGTAGCCCAAGAACGTATTCATTTTGGTGGTTATCGTCACAATCATTTTTGGACACGTGTGAAAGATGCCTTCATTAAATAA
- a CDS encoding ISL3 family transposase, with protein MINDIKKIYGIEDSNLTISSVSEGTYRNKPAKIIKASYKPKTIACPNCDSSPRECDGKYVIVKNGSKEVEILLTHENTGIVSMKLSKQRYRCRNCNKHWTAQIDLVKPCHNVSRIIEGKIIELLGERISLKLIAKLCSVSISKVIQVLKSLETYLPSPKKRWLPEVLMVDEFRSHTAIEDSMSFICADGESGQLVEILESRRLNYLIPHFNRYPDEERFRVKYLVTDMNAAYFQLVKDIFPNAELIIDRFHIVKHLNEAFNSFRVREMKKLKASGHKVEASKLKKNWRFLLKNRLDINISEYKRWPSFRSNKYPYLTEQMMIDRLLDFSEPLKLAYGYFHDLLDSFRRKEYERFFELLNTLPDELDEEFKGQVQNLIRHQEGITNALIHPYSNGKIEAKNTHIKTLKRVSYGFKSFSNMRIRIFLTEGLIEVNH; from the coding sequence ATGATTAATGATATCAAAAAAATTTATGGAATTGAAGACTCTAATCTAACAATTTCTAGTGTTTCCGAAGGAACCTATCGTAATAAGCCTGCGAAAATTATAAAAGCGAGCTATAAACCTAAAACGATAGCTTGCCCTAATTGTGACTCTTCTCCAAGAGAATGCGACGGCAAGTACGTTATTGTTAAGAATGGTTCTAAAGAAGTAGAGATTCTATTAACACATGAGAACACAGGAATTGTCTCTATGAAGCTATCTAAGCAACGCTATCGTTGTCGCAACTGTAATAAGCACTGGACTGCTCAAATTGATTTAGTTAAACCTTGTCACAATGTTTCAAGGATAATTGAAGGCAAAATTATTGAGTTATTAGGTGAAAGAATATCTCTAAAACTAATTGCTAAATTATGTAGTGTTTCAATAAGTAAAGTGATTCAGGTATTAAAATCGTTAGAAACTTACCTTCCTAGTCCAAAAAAACGTTGGTTGCCTGAGGTTTTAATGGTTGATGAATTCCGTTCGCATACAGCCATAGAAGACTCTATGAGTTTTATTTGTGCTGATGGTGAATCAGGACAATTAGTTGAAATATTGGAAAGCAGAAGATTAAATTATCTTATACCTCACTTTAATCGCTATCCAGATGAAGAACGATTCAGAGTCAAATACCTTGTGACAGATATGAATGCAGCTTATTTCCAATTAGTGAAGGATATCTTTCCAAATGCTGAATTAATCATTGATCGTTTTCATATTGTTAAACATTTGAATGAAGCCTTTAATAGTTTCAGAGTACGGGAAATGAAAAAACTCAAGGCATCGGGACATAAAGTAGAAGCAAGTAAACTTAAGAAAAATTGGCGCTTCCTACTTAAAAATAGATTAGACATTAATATCTCTGAATACAAAAGATGGCCGAGCTTTCGGTCAAATAAGTATCCTTATTTGACCGAACAGATGATGATTGATCGGTTATTAGATTTTTCCGAACCTCTAAAATTAGCCTATGGCTACTTCCATGATTTATTAGATTCATTTAGAAGAAAAGAATATGAACGATTCTTTGAATTATTGAATACTTTACCAGATGAATTAGATGAAGAGTTTAAAGGACAAGTACAAAACCTGATACGTCATCAGGAAGGAATTACCAATGCTTTAATACATCCCTATTCAAATGGGAAGATTGAAGCAAAGAATACACACATCAAAACATTAAAACGAGTTTCTTATGGATTCAAATCTTTCAGCAATATGAGGATTAGAATCTTTTTAACCGAAGGTTTGATAGAAGTTAATCATTAA
- a CDS encoding GTP pyrophosphokinase — MMEDWHAFFVPYEQAISELKIKLKGIRKQFREKGEHSPIEFVTGRVKPEHSIKTKLKRRGISEARLEKDMTDIAGLRIMCQFVDDIYQVVELIKQRKDMRVINELDYIANKKDSGYRSYHLIIEYPVQSIDGEKKIYAEIQIRTLAMNFWATIEHSLNYKYQGDFPVEIKQRLINAAEAAYLLDEEMSEIREEIQEAQHLFSHGKGQDLEDIVTLYDDMAKNIGG; from the coding sequence ATAATGGAAGATTGGCATGCATTTTTTGTTCCGTATGAACAAGCTATTTCTGAATTAAAGATTAAGTTAAAAGGGATTCGTAAACAGTTTCGCGAAAAAGGAGAGCATTCACCGATTGAATTTGTTACGGGACGGGTGAAACCAGAGCATAGTATCAAGACAAAATTGAAGCGACGTGGTATTAGTGAAGCGCGTTTAGAAAAGGATATGACTGATATAGCAGGGTTGCGTATTATGTGTCAATTTGTTGATGATATTTATCAAGTGGTAGAATTGATTAAGCAACGTAAAGATATGCGTGTAATTAATGAGCTGGATTATATAGCAAATAAGAAGGATAGTGGGTATCGTTCGTATCATTTAATTATTGAATACCCTGTGCAATCTATTGATGGGGAGAAAAAAATATACGCAGAAATTCAAATTAGAACCTTAGCAATGAATTTTTGGGCGACCATCGAGCATTCTTTAAATTATAAATATCAAGGTGATTTTCCTGTTGAAATAAAGCAACGATTAATTAACGCGGCAGAAGCGGCCTATTTATTAGATGAAGAAATGTCTGAAATTCGCGAAGAAATTCAAGAAGCTCAGCACTTATTTTCACATGGAAAAGGACAGGATTTAGAAGATATCGTGACACTATATGATGACATGGCTAAAAACATAGGAGGATAA
- a CDS encoding RluA family pseudouridine synthase yields MKFEWTYEQESPLMLRTFLKDQGISRGLLAKIKFQGGEIRVNDTVQNVLVYLTAGDHISVRIPDEGEHETLVPEHEPLDIVFEDEHFLVVNKPSGVASIPAQYHPNGTMAHRVKGYYVRQGYVNQIVHVVTRLDRDTTGLMLFAKHGYAHAMMDKQLQARTIHKYYQALVSNIHAKQLSGDGDILLPIMRDETSIIKRKTGQEGLFAHTEYHVLQEDERFSLVMIQLHTGRTHQIRVHFSAIGHPLLGDDMYGGRMDVGMERQALHCAKLVFNHPFTKENIELEQALPRDMQQLL; encoded by the coding sequence ATGAAGTTTGAATGGACTTATGAACAAGAAAGTCCACTAATGTTACGAACATTTTTAAAGGACCAAGGAATTTCTAGAGGGTTATTAGCAAAAATTAAGTTTCAAGGTGGCGAAATCCGTGTTAATGATACAGTACAAAACGTCTTAGTCTATTTGACGGCTGGAGATCATATTTCTGTTAGAATTCCTGATGAAGGAGAACATGAGACACTGGTTCCTGAACATGAGCCACTAGATATTGTGTTTGAAGATGAACACTTTTTGGTAGTTAATAAACCAAGTGGCGTTGCCTCCATCCCTGCACAATATCATCCTAATGGTACAATGGCGCATCGTGTCAAAGGCTATTATGTTAGACAAGGTTATGTGAATCAAATTGTACATGTTGTGACGCGTTTAGATCGTGATACAACGGGTTTAATGTTGTTTGCTAAGCATGGCTATGCGCATGCTATGATGGATAAACAATTACAAGCACGTACTATTCATAAATATTACCAAGCCCTAGTGAGTAACATACATGCTAAACAATTGTCTGGAGATGGCGATATTTTGTTGCCAATTATGCGCGATGAGACAAGTATTATAAAGCGTAAAACAGGCCAAGAGGGATTATTTGCTCATACAGAGTATCACGTGTTGCAAGAGGATGAACGTTTTTCTTTAGTGATGATTCAATTACATACAGGTCGTACCCATCAAATTCGCGTTCATTTTTCAGCGATTGGTCATCCTTTATTAGGAGATGATATGTACGGCGGACGAATGGATGTTGGGATGGAAAGACAGGCGTTACATTGTGCTAAATTAGTGTTTAATCATCCGTTTACTAAAGAAAATATTGAATTAGAGCAAGCATTACCGAGGGATATGCAGCAGTTATTATGA
- the mgtE gene encoding magnesium transporter: MNENVTPFLLEELMNGDMKTFRDIFFELHTYEQGEFYLSLTTEERQQLYRYLSPKELADLFDGIEEEQEDVEQLLKEMDSGYAADMLAYMFTDNAVDTLNQLDKKDVAMYLSIMDPESAKEIKNLLHYEDDTAGSIMTTEYVAIAADQTIKSAMSYLKEAAVDAEIIYYIFVVDENGYLVGVISLRDLIVNDDQSLIRDVMSERVISVKVGDDQEDVANTMRDYDFLAVPVTDYKNRMLGIVTVDDIIDVIDEEATSDYSGLAGVDVDEVAENPLHAATKRLPWLITLLFLGMSTATLIGHYEALVSEASILAVFISLITGTAGNAGTQSLAVAVRRLAVQEDDRSFLRLIMSELITGLITGLVTGITIMLIVGIWKHNFMLGFVIGMAMLCAITVANLAGSLIPMLMDKLGFDPAVASGPFITTLSDLTSVLIYFSIASMFMGYFIG; encoded by the coding sequence ATGAATGAAAATGTTACCCCATTTTTATTAGAAGAACTGATGAACGGTGATATGAAGACGTTCCGTGATATTTTCTTTGAATTACATACGTATGAACAAGGTGAGTTTTATCTCTCTTTAACAACCGAAGAACGTCAACAACTTTATCGTTATTTATCTCCAAAAGAATTAGCTGACTTATTCGACGGTATTGAAGAGGAACAAGAAGACGTTGAACAATTGCTAAAAGAAATGGATTCGGGTTACGCTGCCGATATGTTAGCGTATATGTTTACCGATAACGCAGTAGATACCTTGAATCAATTAGATAAAAAAGATGTCGCAATGTATTTGAGTATTATGGATCCTGAAAGTGCAAAAGAGATTAAAAATCTGTTGCATTACGAAGACGATACAGCCGGCTCAATTATGACCACAGAATACGTGGCCATTGCGGCTGATCAAACGATTAAATCGGCAATGAGTTACCTAAAAGAAGCTGCCGTAGACGCTGAAATTATTTATTATATTTTCGTTGTAGATGAAAATGGCTATTTAGTGGGTGTTATTTCGTTAAGAGATTTAATTGTTAATGACGATCAGTCGTTGATTCGTGATGTGATGAGTGAGCGTGTTATTTCAGTGAAAGTTGGCGACGATCAAGAGGATGTTGCGAATACCATGCGTGACTATGACTTTTTAGCAGTACCAGTTACTGATTATAAGAATCGTATGTTAGGGATTGTCACAGTCGATGATATTATTGATGTTATTGATGAAGAAGCAACGTCTGACTATTCTGGTTTAGCGGGGGTTGACGTTGATGAAGTGGCAGAAAATCCACTTCACGCCGCAACCAAACGTTTGCCATGGTTAATTACCTTACTTTTCTTAGGTATGTCTACAGCTACATTGATTGGGCATTATGAAGCGCTTGTAAGTGAGGCGAGTATTTTAGCCGTCTTTATTTCGCTTATTACCGGAACAGCCGGAAATGCCGGTACACAGTCTCTAGCCGTGGCTGTTCGCCGTTTAGCGGTCCAAGAAGATGATCGTAGTTTTTTGCGATTGATTATGTCGGAATTAATTACAGGTTTAATCACTGGTTTAGTAACCGGTATAACGATTATGCTGATCGTTGGGATTTGGAAACATAATTTTATGCTAGGATTTGTCATCGGGATGGCTATGTTATGCGCGATTACGGTGGCCAACTTGGCGGGTAGCTTGATTCCAATGTTAATGGATAAATTAGGCTTTGATCCAGCTGTTGCAAGTGGGCCATTTATTACGACGTTGAGTGATTTAACGAGTGTTCTGATTTATTTTAGTATCGCAAGCATGTTTATGGGCTATTTTATTGGATAA
- a CDS encoding copper homeostasis protein CutC, which produces MIKEFCAENFTTIPQAIQHGARRIELCDNLTVGGTSVSLGVLTETISYCHELDIPVMTIIRPRGGDFFYNDTELKMMEIDILEAKKVGADGVVIGCLTEDQSEIDIEAMDQLLAHTEGLQVTFHMAFDALSKEEQFNAIDWLVERGVERILTHGGPAGTPIQDNFEHLQALIAHADGRIIILPGGGITAENAQEVIETLGVKEVHGTKIV; this is translated from the coding sequence ATTATTAAAGAATTTTGTGCTGAAAATTTTACAACTATCCCTCAAGCTATTCAACATGGTGCACGTCGCATTGAGTTGTGCGATAACTTAACGGTTGGTGGCACTTCCGTGAGCTTAGGTGTCTTAACTGAAACAATTAGTTACTGTCATGAACTAGATATTCCAGTCATGACGATTATTCGTCCACGTGGCGGAGATTTTTTCTATAATGATACGGAACTAAAAATGATGGAAATTGATATTTTAGAAGCAAAAAAAGTTGGAGCTGACGGTGTTGTGATTGGCTGCTTAACCGAAGACCAATCAGAAATCGATATTGAAGCAATGGACCAATTATTGGCTCATACTGAAGGGCTACAAGTAACATTCCACATGGCCTTTGACGCCTTATCAAAAGAAGAACAGTTCAACGCCATTGATTGGTTAGTCGAGCGTGGTGTGGAACGTATTTTAACGCATGGTGGACCAGCAGGCACACCGATTCAAGATAACTTTGAACATTTACAAGCATTAATCGCACATGCTGATGGCCGAATCATCATTTTACCTGGCGGCGGGATTACAGCTGAAAATGCACAAGAAGTCATTGAGACGTTAGGCGTTAAAGAAGTTCACGGTACAAAGATTGTTTAG